In one window of Gudongella oleilytica DNA:
- a CDS encoding ATP-binding protein has translation MERLAMIKLLSWKNSKYRKPLILKGVRQVGKTWLLREFGKRYYENIAYFNFDEHPEYKQLFDSTKDVDRILQNLMMASGEYINSENPEKTLIVFDEIQECPNALNTLKYFYENTPYYHVACAGSLLGITLSKPTSFPVGKVDFLEIMPMTFTEFLMANGDENLVTYLDSIDKIEPIPDIFFNPLYEKLKMYFITGGMPESVRSWTQDRNVDLMQQVLSNILGAYERDFAKHPDPKDFPKISMIWRSIPSQLARENKKFMYKVVKEGARAREYEDALQWLCDASLTYKIYRSTAPGLPISAYDDLSAFKLYMSDVGLLRRHSLLAPSAFGEGNRIFVEFKGALSENYALQSLMTQFEAVPRYWAMDNPRYEVDFLVQRENDIFPVEVKSENNIESNSLKKYKEKYGDDVKLRVRLSLNNLKLNDDLLNIPLFMADHTDRLIGMAL, from the coding sequence TTGGAAAGACTTGCGATGATAAAACTACTGTCATGGAAGAATTCAAAGTACCGAAAGCCATTGATTTTGAAGGGTGTAAGGCAGGTAGGGAAAACATGGCTACTGAGAGAATTCGGAAAGAGATATTATGAAAATATAGCCTATTTCAATTTTGATGAGCACCCGGAGTATAAGCAGCTATTTGATAGCACGAAAGATGTTGATAGGATCTTGCAAAATCTTATGATGGCAAGTGGAGAATATATAAACTCAGAGAATCCAGAAAAAACCCTAATAGTATTTGATGAGATTCAGGAGTGTCCAAATGCATTGAATACACTCAAGTATTTTTATGAGAATACCCCATACTATCATGTTGCTTGTGCTGGATCACTTCTTGGAATCACACTATCAAAGCCCACATCGTTTCCCGTGGGCAAGGTCGATTTTCTTGAAATCATGCCTATGACCTTTACGGAATTTCTTATGGCTAATGGTGACGAGAATCTGGTTACTTATTTAGACAGCATAGATAAAATAGAGCCTATACCTGATATATTTTTTAATCCGCTATATGAAAAACTAAAAATGTATTTCATAACAGGAGGCATGCCTGAATCTGTAAGATCCTGGACCCAAGACCGGAACGTAGATCTTATGCAGCAGGTATTATCTAATATTTTAGGTGCGTATGAACGTGACTTTGCAAAGCATCCAGACCCAAAGGATTTTCCAAAAATATCTATGATCTGGAGATCGATCCCTTCTCAACTGGCAAGAGAAAACAAGAAGTTCATGTATAAGGTTGTCAAGGAAGGAGCAAGAGCCAGAGAATATGAAGATGCCTTGCAGTGGCTATGTGACGCCAGTTTAACCTATAAGATCTATAGAAGTACCGCGCCTGGTTTACCAATATCTGCCTATGATGATTTATCCGCTTTTAAGCTGTACATGTCTGATGTTGGATTACTTCGCAGACATTCCTTATTAGCTCCTTCGGCATTTGGGGAAGGAAATAGGATATTTGTAGAATTTAAAGGAGCTTTAAGCGAGAACTATGCCCTGCAGTCACTTATGACCCAGTTTGAGGCTGTTCCCAGGTACTGGGCTATGGATAATCCGAGATATGAAGTGGACTTTCTCGTCCAAAGAGAGAACGATATTTTTCCGGTTGAAGTTAAGTCAGAAAATAATATTGAAAGCAATAGTCTCAAGAAGTATAAAGAAAAGTACGGCGACGATGTTAAGCTTCGAGTAAGACTTTCGTTAAATAATTTAAAGCTTAATGATGATCTTTTGAATATCCCATTATTTATGGCTGACCATACTGACAGGTTGATAGGCATGGCATTATAA